A window of the Dyadobacter pollutisoli genome harbors these coding sequences:
- a CDS encoding IS1595 family transposase, which produces MEKRFKSLSLFEFQAQFPNDEKCTEYIANLKWANGFKCNRCGHDKYCTGNKAYDRQCSRCNHGESPMAGTLFHKSKLPILKAFYIIYYLATTKNGISSTELSRKLALRQKTCWLFKQKVMKAMESSQNFPMEGKVDVDETYVGGQDEQAIGRNEGKKKIMVVAVERKGKGVSRMYGRVIETASKKNLKKFMEEHINKDALVRTDGWTGYKGLESEFPKPTREKSEKKGKNFPQLHRSIMMFKAWLRGVHHSVHYLQAYINEYTYRLNRHKMKEGIFENLIKRMVSKPPHTYKMIIN; this is translated from the coding sequence ATGGAAAAGCGATTCAAAAGTCTATCATTATTTGAGTTCCAGGCCCAGTTTCCGAATGATGAAAAGTGCACGGAATATATTGCTAATTTAAAATGGGCCAATGGCTTCAAATGTAATAGGTGTGGGCATGATAAATACTGCACGGGGAATAAGGCTTATGACCGACAATGCAGCCGTTGTAATCACGGTGAGTCACCAATGGCCGGTACGTTATTTCACAAAAGCAAATTGCCGATTTTGAAAGCATTTTACATCATTTATTATTTAGCCACAACAAAAAACGGGATTAGCAGCACCGAATTAAGTCGCAAATTGGCCCTACGTCAAAAAACGTGTTGGCTGTTCAAGCAAAAAGTAATGAAGGCCATGGAGAGCAGTCAAAATTTTCCAATGGAAGGTAAGGTAGATGTCGATGAAACTTACGTCGGTGGCCAAGACGAGCAAGCAATTGGGCGAAATGAAGGTAAAAAGAAGATCATGGTTGTTGCTGTTGAACGAAAGGGAAAGGGCGTTTCTCGTATGTATGGCCGGGTTATTGAGACGGCTAGCAAGAAAAACCTTAAAAAATTCATGGAGGAGCATATCAATAAAGACGCTTTGGTTCGTACGGACGGTTGGACAGGTTATAAAGGTCTGGAGTCAGAGTTCCCAAAACCTACTCGTGAAAAATCAGAGAAAAAGGGCAAAAACTTTCCTCAATTGCACAGAAGTATAATGATGTTTAAGGCTTGGCTCAGAGGCGTTCACCACTCAGTTCACTATCTGCAAGCTTACATCAATGAATACACCTACAGATTGAATCGGCATAAAATGAAAGAAGGAATATTTGAAAATCTAATCAAGCGGATGGTGTCAAAGCCACCCCATACTTATAAGATGATTATCAATTAA
- a CDS encoding YtxH domain-containing protein: MKKSSVFLSVLVAAGAGIIVGILIAPNSGARTRRKIQYLGDDALEELVQTIEDSFDELKRQTQKKCAEVRNKLMCNPQQHFNHGESKDQPIQSKQPVS; encoded by the coding sequence ATGAAAAAGAGCAGTGTGTTCTTAAGTGTTTTAGTTGCCGCAGGAGCAGGGATCATTGTTGGTATATTAATAGCTCCCAACAGCGGGGCGAGAACCCGAAGGAAGATTCAGTATTTAGGCGACGACGCCTTGGAAGAACTTGTGCAAACAATTGAAGATTCATTTGACGAATTAAAACGTCAGACGCAAAAGAAGTGCGCCGAAGTAAGAAATAAGCTGATGTGTAATCCGCAGCAGCACTTTAACCATGGGGAGTCAAAAGATCAACCCATACAAAGCAAGCAACCGGTATCATGA
- a CDS encoding HAD-IC family P-type ATPase translates to MFPEAKLRVINALKANGQIVAMIGDGVNDGPALKAAHIGIAMGKKGSEIAKQASALILQNDDLSGMVDAIAAGRRIYTNLKKAIRYIISIHIPIILTLFVPLLLGWKYAQIFTPIHVIFFELIMGPTCSIVYENEPSDKDVLSQAPRPFTSSLFSANELLLSFVQGLVITAGLFGVYWYGLNIGCSEAMTRSLVFISLISANFFLTLANRSFEKSLLTTLKYKNDLIGWVLTISISLCVVILFTPTLRALFKLDAVNIEQALLCILIGFISVSWFEIYKYWKRLY, encoded by the coding sequence ATGTTTCCTGAGGCAAAACTTCGGGTCATCAATGCGCTGAAAGCCAATGGCCAGATAGTGGCGATGATCGGCGATGGTGTAAACGATGGCCCGGCGCTAAAAGCGGCCCACATTGGCATAGCCATGGGCAAAAAAGGAAGCGAGATTGCCAAACAAGCGTCTGCACTTATTCTGCAAAATGATGATCTGTCCGGTATGGTTGACGCCATTGCGGCCGGGAGAAGAATTTATACCAATCTAAAAAAAGCGATCCGGTACATTATTTCCATTCACATACCCATCATCCTGACCTTATTTGTACCACTGCTGCTGGGATGGAAGTATGCTCAGATTTTCACTCCTATACACGTGATCTTTTTTGAACTGATTATGGGACCTACATGCTCGATCGTTTACGAAAATGAGCCTAGCGACAAAGATGTTTTATCGCAAGCGCCACGCCCTTTCACCAGCAGCCTATTTAGTGCAAATGAATTGCTGCTTAGCTTCGTTCAGGGCCTGGTCATTACGGCAGGTTTATTTGGCGTTTACTGGTATGGGCTAAACATCGGCTGCTCAGAGGCTATGACCAGATCACTGGTCTTTATCAGTCTTATTTCGGCTAATTTCTTTCTGACGCTAGCCAACCGCTCATTTGAGAAATCACTGCTTACCACATTGAAATATAAAAATGATCTGATTGGGTGGGTCTTAACGATTTCGATTTCCCTATGCGTTGTAATCCTTTTTACTCCCACCCTGAGAGCCTTGTTTAAGCTCGACGCTGTGAACATAGAGCAGGCTTTACTTTGCATTCTGATTGGCTTTATTTCCGTTAGCTGGTTTGAGATATATAAGTACTGGAAACGACTCTATTAA
- a CDS encoding HAD-IC family P-type ATPase, with the protein MQTVNTIESPGLNDAQVLASRKEFGRNYLKRKSRSEFFEALVSLVKEPMLILLMIAASIYFLTGSVQEGLMMIGAIVLISIISLYQDTKSRSALEKLRQFTQPKSLVIRNGIESPIPVEDIVVGDLLILEEGVRIASDGTVIKAHDFSVDESILTGESMSVFRYGSDPVYQGTLVASGRAVCQVTAIGNKTRLAQIGESLDLIEVEKTPLQIQINQLVRNMAFIGAVVFVFVWAINYARSQNVLDSLMKALTLAMSNLPEEIPVAFTTFMALGAFRLMKVGVIVKNAKTIEALGSANVICTDKTGTITENRMSLAGIYLPTENAIVSIFDKPSKETIHVLSTAMWQVSPNRSILWKSHYIRHIKSYLAKMTGLTSKWFTNTR; encoded by the coding sequence GTGCAAACTGTAAATACTATTGAAAGCCCGGGCTTAAATGATGCGCAAGTTCTGGCATCAAGGAAAGAGTTTGGCCGGAATTACCTGAAAAGGAAATCCCGTAGCGAATTTTTTGAAGCGCTAGTATCGCTCGTCAAAGAGCCGATGCTAATACTGCTTATGATCGCTGCCAGTATCTATTTTTTGACAGGCTCTGTTCAGGAAGGTCTTATGATGATTGGTGCAATTGTGCTGATCTCCATTATCTCGCTTTATCAGGATACAAAAAGCAGAAGTGCACTGGAAAAGCTCAGGCAATTTACCCAGCCGAAAAGCCTTGTTATAAGAAATGGTATCGAATCTCCGATTCCAGTTGAAGACATTGTTGTAGGGGATCTGCTAATCCTGGAAGAGGGCGTGCGGATCGCCTCGGACGGCACAGTTATAAAGGCGCACGATTTTTCAGTCGACGAATCGATTTTAACCGGCGAATCAATGTCTGTTTTTAGATATGGTTCCGACCCGGTTTACCAGGGTACCCTTGTTGCCAGCGGCCGTGCAGTTTGCCAGGTGACGGCAATCGGAAATAAAACACGCCTAGCCCAGATTGGCGAAAGTCTCGACTTGATTGAAGTTGAGAAAACGCCGCTGCAAATTCAGATCAATCAGCTGGTAAGAAATATGGCATTCATTGGGGCTGTCGTGTTTGTATTTGTCTGGGCCATCAACTACGCCAGATCACAAAACGTGCTGGATAGTTTAATGAAGGCACTTACCCTGGCAATGAGCAACCTTCCCGAGGAAATACCGGTTGCCTTCACCACGTTTATGGCCTTGGGTGCATTTCGCCTGATGAAAGTGGGCGTAATTGTCAAAAATGCAAAGACCATTGAGGCGCTGGGAAGCGCAAACGTGATCTGCACGGACAAAACAGGCACCATCACTGAAAACCGGATGTCGCTGGCTGGGATCTATCTTCCTACCGAAAATGCGATCGTTTCAATCTTTGATAAACCAAGCAAGGAGACCATTCATGTCTTGTCAACAGCCATGTGGCAAGTGAGCCCGAACCGTTCGATCCTATGGAAATCGCACTACATCAGGCATATCAAGAGCTACCTGGCAAAGATGACCGGCCTGACTTCAAAATGGTTTACGAATACCCGCTGA
- a CDS encoding alpha-amylase family glycosyl hydrolase encodes MSGSNTVNSIFDIDLSPKPGKTYWADGNREWREEFIYFLLIDRFHDDLERTPEDKPNRQTGFGNADQLQRICGGTLSGITRHLDYIRDLGCTALWLSPVFQNNTFSYHGYAVENYLAVDHRFGTKKDLEELVEKAHSYDIKVFLDIVLHHSGDNWTYPGDEKYYYYQGAVFPFESWRSADLPVPIELRNPELYWRKGQIRNFDAYPETREGDFENLKSYKNDASPEALLVQQILTKIHCYWIRETDVDGFRIDAVKHMGEETVSQFCSHVREYAYKLGKRNFFFFGEFVGPEEMYNRYIGPKTSVMIEDKAIYFGLNSVLDFPLYHILADVIRGVSKPQKLVERYESLRQGAMGRGEFGEFLVTFIDNHDQVGQVIKRRFGKEASENQIIAGIGFLLCALGTPCIYYGTEQGFDGSGEKDFNVREAMFSLEDPKVNALNKSCRIYQQIAALAKLRKENAALRFGRMYMRKLSVDGKDFMLPTFEKCLLAFSRVLYDEEIVVAYNSSQDENDEEYVRVDPLLNPQGSSLRFIYGQQGSVNVLLNEEGNKHFIKLKLEPGQFVVLTNKS; translated from the coding sequence ATGAGCGGAAGCAACACAGTGAATTCCATCTTTGATATCGATCTCTCACCTAAGCCAGGTAAGACCTACTGGGCTGATGGTAACAGGGAGTGGCGTGAGGAGTTTATCTATTTTCTTTTAATAGACCGCTTTCATGATGATCTTGAAAGAACGCCTGAGGACAAGCCAAACAGACAAACCGGCTTTGGGAATGCAGATCAGCTTCAGAGAATTTGTGGCGGGACACTCAGCGGGATTACCCGTCACTTGGACTATATCCGGGACCTGGGTTGCACAGCATTATGGCTGAGCCCGGTGTTTCAGAATAACACCTTTTCTTACCACGGGTACGCAGTGGAAAATTACCTGGCAGTCGACCATAGGTTCGGAACGAAAAAGGATCTTGAAGAGCTCGTCGAAAAGGCACATAGTTATGATATCAAAGTCTTTTTGGATATCGTCTTGCATCATTCCGGGGACAACTGGACTTATCCGGGCGATGAAAAATATTACTATTATCAGGGGGCAGTATTTCCATTTGAGTCTTGGCGCTCAGCCGATTTACCTGTCCCAATTGAGCTGAGAAATCCCGAGCTTTACTGGCGAAAAGGGCAAATCCGAAATTTCGATGCGTATCCTGAAACCCGTGAAGGCGATTTTGAAAATCTTAAGAGCTACAAAAATGATGCTTCTCCAGAGGCTTTGCTGGTTCAGCAGATCCTGACGAAGATACATTGTTACTGGATCAGGGAAACAGACGTCGACGGTTTCCGTATTGATGCCGTCAAGCATATGGGGGAGGAAACCGTTAGCCAATTTTGTTCACACGTACGTGAGTACGCTTACAAGCTAGGAAAACGTAATTTCTTCTTTTTTGGAGAGTTTGTCGGTCCCGAAGAGATGTACAACCGGTATATCGGCCCGAAAACTTCTGTGATGATCGAAGATAAGGCCATTTATTTTGGGCTTAATTCTGTTCTGGATTTTCCGCTCTACCATATTCTGGCTGACGTGATCCGTGGTGTCTCTAAACCGCAAAAGCTGGTCGAGCGTTATGAATCACTCCGCCAGGGAGCGATGGGCAGAGGTGAGTTTGGTGAGTTCCTGGTAACCTTTATCGACAACCACGATCAGGTAGGGCAGGTAATAAAGCGGCGATTCGGTAAAGAGGCCTCTGAAAACCAGATTATTGCAGGCATTGGATTTTTGCTGTGCGCACTGGGTACGCCCTGCATTTACTATGGCACTGAGCAGGGCTTTGACGGCTCAGGTGAAAAGGATTTCAATGTTCGCGAAGCGATGTTCAGCTTAGAGGATCCCAAAGTAAATGCTTTAAATAAATCCTGCCGGATCTACCAGCAGATCGCTGCTCTGGCCAAACTCAGAAAGGAAAATGCGGCGCTCAGGTTCGGGCGTATGTATATGCGAAAACTTTCGGTGGACGGAAAGGATTTCATGCTTCCCACATTTGAAAAATGCCTTCTGGCGTTTTCAAGAGTTCTTTATGATGAAGAAATTGTGGTTGCTTACAACAGCTCTCAAGATGAGAACGATGAAGAGTACGTCCGGGTAGATCCGCTACTGAACCCGCAAGGGAGCTCACTTAGGTTTATTTACGGACAGCAAGGCAGCGTGAATGTCCTTTTGAATGAAGAGGGTAATAAGCATTTTATCAAGCTGAAACTGGAACCCGGCCAATTTGTTGTCCTAACTAACAAAAGCTAA
- a CDS encoding BON domain-containing protein produces the protein MDQLRWQPILDAAEIGVSVKNGIVTLSGLVNSYPKKLAAEKAAKKVSGVKAIAEDIIVHVYPENQKTDTELAEAVANALEWHSAVATEKIKIKVEDGFVTLSGEVDWSYERTMAVHAIENLAGVRMVVNTITIKARPITEDIIKKIGSAFQRHASIDSEKVKVSVSGIKSLYQEQSAPGVKEKMRKMLPGLPPE, from the coding sequence ATAGATCAATTACGCTGGCAGCCAATCCTGGACGCTGCTGAAATAGGCGTTTCTGTCAAGAATGGGATTGTAACGCTGTCTGGACTAGTTAACTCATATCCTAAAAAACTGGCTGCTGAGAAAGCTGCAAAAAAGGTGTCCGGAGTGAAAGCTATTGCAGAAGACATCATCGTACATGTTTATCCGGAGAATCAAAAAACGGATACAGAACTGGCAGAGGCCGTAGCCAATGCGCTTGAATGGCATTCGGCTGTGGCAACCGAAAAAATCAAGATCAAAGTGGAAGACGGATTTGTGACCTTATCTGGTGAAGTTGACTGGTCCTATGAACGGACCATGGCGGTCCATGCGATCGAGAATCTGGCTGGTGTCCGCATGGTTGTCAATACGATTACTATAAAAGCCAGACCTATCACAGAGGATATTATCAAAAAGATCGGATCTGCCTTCCAGCGTCATGCCTCTATTGATTCAGAAAAGGTAAAGGTCTCTGTGTCCGGAATAAAGTCACTTTATCAGGAACAGTCCGCTCCTGGAGTGAAAGAGAAGATGCGGAAGATGCTGCCTGGGCTGCCTCCGGAGTAA
- a CDS encoding DUF1801 domain-containing protein: MTIPLKQFIDALPADRQLAFARLRDCAVNSVPEGFLESFSENSLNYMVPHSLYPSGYHCNSALPLPFVSITSQKNVITLHHMGLYADPDLHSWFTSQYVKQVPKELDMGKGCTRFKKPDLIPYELISDLMSKTSVLEWIALYERRIKR, from the coding sequence ATGACTATTCCCCTAAAACAATTTATTGATGCGCTTCCTGCCGACAGGCAATTGGCATTTGCCAGGCTTCGTGACTGTGCAGTAAATAGCGTACCGGAAGGTTTTCTGGAATCATTTAGCGAGAACAGTCTGAATTATATGGTTCCTCACAGCTTATATCCGAGTGGCTACCACTGCAATTCCGCACTTCCCTTGCCATTTGTCAGCATCACCTCGCAAAAAAACGTGATCACTTTACATCACATGGGTCTTTACGCCGATCCTGATCTGCACAGCTGGTTTACTTCGCAATATGTTAAACAAGTTCCAAAGGAACTGGACATGGGTAAGGGCTGTACACGTTTTAAGAAGCCTGATCTGATACCTTATGAGCTGATATCTGACTTGATGTCAAAAACTTCCGTACTAGAATGGATAGCCCTTTACGAGCGCCGCATCAAAAGATAA
- a CDS encoding sensor histidine kinase, whose product MFSDILIQTKAISRHIEMLDALFKHATEGIVVVKKSGEIVMINPKAKELFGYTDQGLIGKQIETLVPQRFAKNHVHYRDEYLQAPKARGMGHSLDLFAKRSDGSEFPVEVSLSPFTTSDGEFVVSFIIDITERKNQENKIKEANLEIQNLNAELEARVEQRTRELAQAVKKIEESQEEVIRALKKEKELNTMKSQFVNIASHEFRTPLATILSSASLIGRYATTEEQEKRQKHVDRIKSAVTNLTEILNDFLSIGKLEEGRIQCVPVLVELPYFCTNLIEQAQGLCKEGQKIHFSYSGTSQVWLDKQLLRNILFNLLSNAIKYSENSKPIFLNVLAQEEMISIEICDQGIGIPIADQVHVFDRFYRATNAGTVQGTGLGLNIVSSYVELMGGSISLSSEVEKGTKFYVNLPNMILETQNPE is encoded by the coding sequence ATGTTTAGTGACATTTTGATACAAACCAAGGCAATTTCACGACATATTGAGATGCTGGACGCTCTATTCAAACATGCTACGGAGGGCATTGTGGTGGTTAAAAAATCAGGTGAAATTGTCATGATTAATCCAAAAGCAAAGGAGCTTTTTGGTTACACTGACCAGGGTCTGATTGGAAAGCAAATCGAAACACTCGTACCTCAGCGTTTTGCAAAAAACCATGTACATTACCGAGACGAGTACCTTCAAGCTCCTAAAGCAAGGGGTATGGGCCATTCACTCGATCTTTTTGCTAAAAGATCAGATGGAAGCGAATTTCCCGTAGAAGTAAGCCTGAGTCCATTTACTACCAGTGACGGTGAATTTGTGGTCAGCTTTATTATTGACATTACTGAGCGAAAAAACCAAGAAAACAAGATCAAGGAGGCCAATCTGGAAATACAAAACCTAAACGCCGAATTGGAAGCTCGCGTCGAGCAGCGAACCAGAGAATTAGCACAAGCTGTTAAAAAAATAGAAGAATCTCAGGAAGAAGTTATACGCGCGTTGAAAAAGGAAAAAGAGCTTAATACGATGAAGAGCCAGTTCGTCAATATTGCCTCTCATGAATTCCGCACCCCTTTGGCAACCATTCTCTCATCGGCTTCTCTGATTGGGCGCTACGCAACTACTGAGGAACAGGAAAAAAGACAAAAACACGTCGACAGGATTAAATCAGCGGTCACCAACCTTACTGAAATCCTCAATGATTTTCTCTCCATTGGAAAACTGGAAGAAGGCCGTATCCAGTGTGTCCCGGTCCTTGTCGAACTGCCTTACTTTTGTACAAATCTTATTGAACAAGCACAGGGTTTATGTAAAGAAGGCCAAAAAATTCACTTCAGTTATTCAGGGACCTCCCAGGTTTGGCTAGACAAACAGCTGCTTAGGAACATTTTATTCAACCTGCTTTCCAATGCGATCAAGTATTCTGAAAACAGCAAACCTATCTTTCTTAATGTACTTGCCCAGGAAGAAATGATCAGTATAGAGATTTGCGATCAGGGCATTGGCATCCCGATTGCAGACCAGGTGCATGTTTTTGACCGCTTTTATAGGGCAACTAATGCAGGAACGGTCCAGGGCACAGGTTTGGGTCTCAATATCGTAAGCAGCTATGTCGAGCTGATGGGAGGATCCATTTCACTGTCAAGTGAAGTAGAAAAAGGAACGAAATTCTATGTAAATCTTCCTAATATGATCCTGGAAACCCAAAATCCAGAGTAA
- a CDS encoding universal stress protein, whose translation MKNILVPCDFSKASEQALRFAIEIAALSQGEVTVLHVINLTPDYIETLETNPYYVDSMSILAELKRQAASDFNELKQKVDTGNVPVKLAIEQGLFNHAILKSIHQHNADLVVMATNGASGLSEILVGSNTEKIVRSSPVPVFAIHKDQKVEQIKNIIFPTTIELNKGALIEKVKALQAFFNARLYLLHVKTPESRQKDHELKMALENFARFYDLENYLAVIKQAKTEEEGIIRFARQLEFSIIAMSTHGHTGLTHLMLGSIAENVVNHCPEAVWTYSAPEV comes from the coding sequence ATGAAAAATATTCTGGTTCCTTGTGACTTTTCGAAGGCCTCTGAGCAGGCGCTTCGATTTGCTATTGAAATTGCGGCTCTAAGCCAAGGAGAAGTAACTGTTTTACATGTCATTAACCTGACCCCCGACTACATTGAGACCCTTGAAACAAATCCATATTATGTAGACTCAATGTCTATTCTTGCTGAATTGAAACGACAAGCCGCTTCCGATTTTAATGAATTAAAGCAAAAGGTAGATACGGGTAACGTCCCGGTGAAACTCGCTATTGAACAAGGTCTGTTCAATCATGCAATTTTAAAGTCTATTCACCAGCATAATGCTGATCTTGTGGTGATGGCAACAAACGGTGCCAGCGGGCTCAGCGAAATTCTCGTTGGCTCCAATACTGAAAAAATAGTCCGAAGCTCCCCTGTTCCCGTTTTCGCCATTCACAAAGACCAGAAAGTCGAGCAAATAAAGAATATTATTTTCCCTACTACGATTGAATTGAATAAGGGTGCCTTGATCGAAAAAGTAAAAGCATTGCAAGCTTTTTTTAATGCGAGGCTTTATTTGCTACATGTGAAAACCCCGGAATCCAGGCAGAAAGATCACGAATTGAAGATGGCTTTGGAAAACTTTGCGCGCTTTTATGATCTAGAAAACTACTTGGCAGTAATCAAGCAAGCCAAAACAGAGGAAGAAGGAATTATTAGATTCGCGCGGCAACTCGAATTCTCAATCATTGCGATGTCTACCCACGGACATACCGGTTTGACACACCTGATGCTGGGCAGTATTGCGGAAAACGTTGTAAACCATTGCCCGGAAGCCGTCTGGACGTACTCGGCACCGGAGGTATAA
- a CDS encoding universal stress protein: MKTILVPLDFSENADKALEAAKQIAANTGAKLLIMYAYQPYVGDFMIPESIVTAPIYQQLEDNYRTKLNERVSRAQQEGFRADAIWETGGVETAVLKQAKENSADLIIVGRTGHAAFLDRLIGSAATGIALHAHCPVLIIPPSNEVIHFGQFVYATQLEFDEKEILVDVIALTKQLKSKLRLVKVNSDEQLDIQPDGQYIDEIEHELGIGRDQITILNSDHVMDRLENYCNQIKADLLIVSNRRRGFLEKLLNPSMTKKLTVDTQVPLLVYHKESVKDGLKAPMVILG; encoded by the coding sequence ATGAAAACGATCTTAGTACCCTTAGACTTTTCCGAAAATGCTGACAAGGCACTAGAGGCTGCCAAGCAAATCGCAGCTAATACTGGTGCAAAGCTGCTGATCATGTATGCCTACCAGCCTTATGTTGGGGACTTTATGATCCCCGAATCCATCGTTACTGCGCCCATCTATCAGCAGTTGGAAGACAATTACCGCACAAAACTAAACGAGCGAGTGTCCCGGGCACAACAGGAAGGCTTTCGCGCGGATGCCATATGGGAAACCGGCGGCGTAGAAACGGCTGTACTCAAACAGGCAAAAGAAAACTCCGCCGATCTGATCATAGTCGGAAGAACTGGTCACGCAGCATTTCTCGACAGATTGATAGGCAGCGCAGCGACCGGTATTGCACTGCATGCGCATTGCCCAGTTCTCATTATACCGCCAAGCAATGAGGTGATTCATTTTGGCCAGTTCGTTTATGCTACTCAACTGGAATTTGATGAGAAGGAAATACTCGTTGATGTCATCGCTTTGACTAAACAGTTAAAAAGTAAGCTTCGACTGGTAAAAGTTAATTCCGATGAGCAGCTCGACATCCAACCGGATGGGCAGTACATTGATGAAATAGAGCATGAGCTTGGCATTGGTCGCGACCAGATTACGATACTCAATAGTGATCATGTGATGGATCGGCTGGAAAATTACTGCAATCAGATCAAGGCGGATTTACTGATCGTTTCTAACCGGCGTAGAGGCTTTCTTGAAAAGCTCCTTAACCCCTCGATGACAAAAAAATTGACGGTGGATACCCAAGTTCCACTATTGGTCTATCACAAAGAGTCGGTTAAAGACGGGCTCAAAGCACCGATGGTGATCCTGGGCTGA
- a CDS encoding AAA family ATPase, producing the protein MGNAKSGLVIIVSGLPGSGKSYFAQKLAVTLKAVYLSSDRIRISLQAKGKYTLDDKMYIYRTMAKLTDKHLSRGETVVADATFYHHAMRDLFSGIASKRNSKIAFILVIASEELVRERLDELRADSEADLGVYESMKELFEPYLDEHLVLRSGTDNISEMLTLATSYLRRYE; encoded by the coding sequence ATGGGAAATGCAAAATCTGGTTTGGTCATCATTGTCTCGGGACTGCCAGGCTCAGGTAAGAGCTACTTTGCCCAGAAACTGGCCGTGACGCTTAAAGCGGTTTATTTGAGTAGCGATAGGATTAGAATTTCGCTTCAAGCCAAGGGGAAGTATACATTAGACGACAAAATGTATATATACCGGACTATGGCTAAGCTGACGGATAAGCATTTGAGCAGGGGGGAAACGGTCGTAGCAGACGCAACTTTTTATCACCACGCCATGCGAGACTTGTTCTCTGGCATTGCCTCAAAGCGTAATTCCAAGATTGCTTTTATCTTGGTTATAGCCAGCGAGGAGCTGGTGCGCGAGCGGTTAGATGAGCTAAGAGCGGACAGCGAAGCAGATTTGGGTGTATACGAGAGCATGAAAGAGCTCTTTGAACCTTACCTTGATGAGCACCTGGTACTTCGTTCTGGTACTGACAATATCTCAGAGATGCTCACACTGGCAACCAGTTACCTGAGGAGATATGAATGA
- a CDS encoding response regulator codes for MEQKKILLIEDNPEMRENTAEILELANYKVQTAQNGKEGVRLATQFKPDIIICDIMMPELDGYGVLHLLSKDENTAHVPFLFLTAKAEKEDYRKGMTMGADDYLTKPYDDLELLHIVEVRLKKNQNLRKRFERSSAGFDQFIQEARSYDLLSKLGQDRKVKAFRKKDTIYTEGSFPSHIFFLLKGKVKAYKSSDTGKEYITELYKIGDFFGYLDLLQGEPYQETAIALEDVEVSIIPKDDFFNLLQGNREVSSKFIKMLSNEIKEREQRLLNLAYNSVRKRVAQALVMLAQRYQDDHTKPFSMAIAREDIASIVGTATETVIRTLSDFKEEHLIDMKGSLITVLEYDKLVRIRN; via the coding sequence TTGGAACAAAAGAAGATTTTGCTCATTGAGGACAATCCAGAAATGCGCGAGAATACGGCCGAAATTTTGGAATTAGCTAACTATAAGGTCCAAACTGCTCAAAACGGGAAAGAGGGCGTCCGGCTTGCCACGCAATTCAAGCCCGATATCATTATATGCGATATTATGATGCCTGAGCTTGATGGCTATGGAGTGCTGCACCTTCTGAGTAAGGACGAGAATACAGCCCATGTTCCATTTCTTTTCTTGACTGCAAAAGCGGAAAAAGAAGATTATCGCAAAGGCATGACCATGGGAGCAGATGACTATCTTACCAAACCTTACGATGACCTCGAGCTTCTTCATATTGTTGAAGTGCGTTTAAAGAAAAATCAAAATTTACGTAAGAGATTCGAACGCTCATCGGCTGGATTTGATCAGTTCATTCAAGAGGCTAGATCTTATGATTTGCTATCCAAACTTGGACAGGACAGGAAGGTAAAAGCCTTTCGCAAAAAAGACACTATTTATACAGAGGGCAGCTTTCCGTCCCATATCTTCTTTCTTCTAAAAGGGAAAGTGAAAGCATACAAGTCCAGTGATACAGGTAAAGAATACATCACCGAGCTATATAAAATAGGCGATTTTTTTGGATATCTCGACTTGTTGCAGGGTGAACCCTATCAAGAAACTGCCATTGCCCTGGAAGATGTTGAAGTGTCAATCATTCCAAAAGATGACTTTTTCAATCTGTTACAAGGCAACCGGGAGGTATCTTCAAAATTCATCAAGATGCTGTCTAATGAAATTAAAGAAAGGGAACAGCGGTTGCTGAACCTTGCGTATAACTCCGTGCGTAAGAGGGTAGCCCAAGCCTTGGTGATGCTCGCGCAGCGCTACCAAGATGATCATACCAAACCTTTTTCAATGGCTATCGCCCGTGAAGACATCGCCTCAATAGTCGGCACGGCGACGGAAACTGTGATACGCACATTATCAGATTTTAAAGAAGAACACCTTATCGACATGAAAGGCAGTCTCATTACCGTTCTGGAATATGATAAGTTGGTCCGTATTCGAAATTGA